From Cellulomonas chengniuliangii, the proteins below share one genomic window:
- a CDS encoding carbohydrate ABC transporter permease, with protein MTDTATSLPTRTPGAVAGPRPPLARRRPTARARLRTVLKHAVLIAFGLIMIYPLLWMLASSLKPSALIFRDPSLLPSEIDMSNYTVGWNALSHPFSHYLLNSAVLVLGALLGNLVSCSMAAYAFARLNFKGRKIWFAIMLMSIMLPIHVVIVPQYILFSQLGWVNTFLPLIVPKLLATDAFFVFLMVQFFRGLPRELDEAARIDGAGHVRIFAQVMLPLSVPALATTAIFTFIWTWNDFFHQLIFLTKPDMYTVPIALRSFIDSSSESSWGPMFAMSIVSLIPLFLIFLLGQKYLVKGIATTGIK; from the coding sequence ATGACTGACACCGCGACCAGCCTCCCGACGCGGACCCCCGGCGCCGTCGCCGGCCCCCGCCCGCCGCTCGCCCGGCGCCGGCCCACCGCCCGCGCCCGGCTCCGCACCGTGCTCAAGCACGCGGTGCTCATCGCCTTCGGGCTGATCATGATCTACCCGCTGCTGTGGATGCTGGCGAGCTCCCTCAAGCCCAGCGCGCTGATCTTCCGCGACCCGTCGCTGCTGCCCTCCGAGATCGACATGAGCAACTACACCGTTGGGTGGAACGCGCTCTCGCACCCGTTCAGCCACTACCTGCTGAACTCCGCGGTGCTCGTCCTCGGGGCGCTGCTCGGCAACCTCGTCTCGTGCTCGATGGCCGCCTACGCGTTCGCCCGGCTCAACTTCAAGGGCCGCAAGATCTGGTTCGCCATCATGCTCATGTCGATCATGCTGCCGATCCACGTGGTGATCGTGCCGCAGTACATCCTGTTCTCCCAGCTCGGCTGGGTGAACACCTTCCTGCCGCTGATCGTGCCGAAGCTCCTGGCCACCGACGCGTTCTTCGTCTTCCTCATGGTGCAGTTCTTCCGCGGCCTGCCCCGTGAGCTCGACGAGGCCGCGCGCATCGACGGCGCCGGGCACGTGCGGATCTTCGCCCAGGTGATGCTGCCGCTGTCGGTCCCCGCCCTCGCGACCACCGCGATCTTCACCTTCATCTGGACGTGGAACGACTTCTTCCACCAGCTCATCTTCCTCACCAAGCCGGACATGTACACGGTGCCGATCGCCCTGCGGTCGTTCATCGACTCGTCTAGCGAGAGCTCGTGGGGCCCCATGTTCGCGATGTCGATCGTCTCGCTCATCCCCCTGTTCCTCATCTTCCTGCTCGGCCAGAAGTACCTCGTCAAGGGCATCGCCACGACGGGGATCAAGTGA